A region of Halobellus limi DNA encodes the following proteins:
- a CDS encoding CPBP family intramembrane glutamic endopeptidase: MLWAGRLRLRDLSLRRDDLRTGVVVTVGVWLLMQVVGVAVLLWTGEPVQLNETWLAGGALAAIGALVAQLFGNALYEEVVFRAFLLNQFRHTIQRRLTTAARWSVLLALVASQVVFALIHVPNRLVGEGLALGQLGPTLLLLFVWGTLLAVVYYRTGNLFVAIGVHAFMNTPTMLVGPPDVGILTAIVLGILIAALWPRLERFTDGTRSDDVDDSYQQPSN; encoded by the coding sequence ATGCTCTGGGCCGGCCGTCTCCGGCTCCGTGACCTGAGCCTTCGCCGCGATGATCTCCGGACGGGCGTGGTCGTGACGGTCGGCGTGTGGCTACTCATGCAGGTGGTCGGCGTTGCCGTCCTCCTCTGGACTGGTGAGCCGGTCCAGCTCAACGAAACCTGGTTGGCGGGCGGCGCGCTGGCGGCGATCGGCGCACTCGTCGCCCAGCTGTTCGGCAACGCGCTCTACGAGGAAGTGGTCTTCCGGGCGTTCCTTCTGAACCAGTTTCGTCACACGATCCAACGTCGACTCACCACCGCCGCGCGGTGGTCGGTCCTCCTCGCGCTCGTCGCCTCACAGGTGGTGTTCGCGCTCATCCACGTGCCAAATCGGCTCGTGGGGGAGGGACTCGCGCTCGGGCAACTCGGCCCGACGCTCCTCCTGCTGTTCGTCTGGGGGACCCTGCTTGCAGTCGTCTACTACCGGACGGGGAACCTGTTCGTGGCGATCGGTGTCCACGCGTTTATGAACACGCCGACAATGCTCGTCGGGCCGCCCGACGTGGGCATCCTCACGGCGATTGTACTCGGAATCCTGATCGCCGCGCTCTGGCCACGACTCGAACGATTCACTGATGGAACCCGCTCGGACGATGTCGACGACTCGTACCAGCAACCAAGCAATTGA
- a CDS encoding CPBP family intramembrane glutamic endopeptidase, whose translation MTAREDSPSDEDASNSSSATNRAPRINWVALRLDETPRIALWLLVLVIIVKVSLTAFFNYTVFSVPPNQTPVFGPIMRATGGLVTSQLLVGLFQLGVIIGGLVWLVGGLHPVHVGLDRDDLREGIIVTGVLWVVVQLVGVVVSGITGPVTFSPLWQAIGSRGMLSNLLAEVFGTAPMEETIYRGLFLTQGYLLARRLIDDRRASLGLAVVGSQLLFALVHIPARLVAGTQLGLPLWQDLLITFVLGSIFALVYLRTGNLFVAMGVHVLSNDPTSLFLTQPIARVVVGLCVLILLLGWPRLHRLRMMPNEDANTPTQ comes from the coding sequence ATGACCGCACGAGAAGACAGCCCTTCCGATGAGGACGCTTCGAATTCATCGAGCGCTACGAACAGAGCCCCCCGCATAAACTGGGTCGCACTCCGTCTTGACGAGACGCCACGGATAGCACTGTGGCTTCTCGTCCTGGTCATCATCGTCAAGGTCTCGCTCACTGCATTCTTCAACTATACCGTCTTCTCAGTCCCCCCGAATCAAACGCCGGTTTTTGGACCGATCATGCGAGCGACCGGTGGGCTAGTCACGTCCCAGTTGCTCGTGGGGCTCTTCCAGTTGGGGGTGATTATTGGCGGTCTCGTGTGGCTGGTCGGTGGTCTTCATCCAGTTCACGTCGGGCTTGACCGGGATGATCTCCGGGAGGGTATCATCGTGACTGGCGTCCTCTGGGTCGTCGTCCAGCTCGTCGGGGTCGTCGTCTCCGGGATCACCGGACCGGTTACCTTCTCGCCGCTGTGGCAAGCGATCGGATCGAGAGGTATGCTGAGCAATCTGCTCGCAGAGGTATTCGGGACGGCACCAATGGAAGAGACAATCTATCGCGGGCTCTTTCTCACCCAAGGGTATCTTCTCGCCCGACGACTCATTGACGACCGTCGGGCGAGCCTCGGTCTTGCGGTGGTCGGTTCACAACTCCTGTTCGCACTCGTACACATACCCGCTCGACTCGTCGCCGGTACCCAACTGGGCCTCCCCCTGTGGCAGGACCTCTTGATCACGTTCGTACTCGGGAGTATCTTCGCACTCGTGTACCTCCGAACGGGGAATCTCTTCGTTGCGATGGGTGTCCACGTCCTGTCGAACGACCCCACGTCGCTGTTCCTCACACAGCCGATCGCCCGTGTCGTGGTCGGGCTCTGTGTACTGATCCTGCTGCTCGGTTGGCCACGATTGCACCGACTTCGAATGATGCCGAACGAAGATGCCAATACCCCGACTCAGTGA